One genomic segment of Dysosmobacter sp. Marseille-Q4140 includes these proteins:
- the aroB gene encoding 3-dehydroquinate synthase has protein sequence MADTIQVIPVGTVPPYQVTIGPGLLAQCGRRLRDVLPPCRAAVVADTTVAPLYLRTVTESLRQAEFAVSTLTFPAGEARKNLSTLSDILDFLAREHLTRTDCVVALGGGVAGDMAGFAAAVYLRGIRYVQIPTTLLAAVDSSVGGKTAIDLAAGKNLAGAFLQPAAVLCDTDCLCTLPADVFADGAAEAIKTGVLCDESLFALFEDGTLTADPAAVIARCVTYKAGVVERDEKEQGERKLLNLGHTVGHAIEKCSQYAIPHGHAVAAGLAVIARSAERLGWTDGPIAGRIAACLTKNGLPTGTAYPPQALAEAALADKKRAGGEITLVIPRRIGNCGLRKMPVEDLLPVIQAGWEA, from the coding sequence ATGGCTGATACCATCCAAGTGATCCCCGTGGGCACGGTCCCGCCCTATCAGGTGACCATCGGACCGGGCCTGCTGGCCCAGTGCGGCAGGCGTCTGCGGGACGTGCTGCCCCCCTGCCGCGCCGCGGTCGTCGCCGACACCACCGTGGCGCCCCTGTACCTCCGCACCGTCACGGAGAGCCTGCGCCAGGCGGAGTTCGCCGTCAGCACCCTTACCTTCCCGGCGGGGGAGGCCCGGAAGAACCTCTCCACCCTGTCGGACATCCTGGACTTCCTGGCCCGGGAGCATCTGACCCGGACCGACTGCGTGGTGGCCCTGGGCGGCGGCGTGGCGGGCGACATGGCGGGCTTCGCCGCCGCCGTGTACCTGCGGGGCATCCGGTACGTCCAGATCCCCACCACCCTGCTGGCCGCCGTGGACTCCTCCGTGGGCGGCAAGACCGCCATCGATCTGGCCGCCGGAAAGAACCTGGCCGGGGCCTTCCTCCAGCCCGCCGCGGTGCTCTGCGACACGGACTGCCTGTGCACGCTGCCCGCCGACGTCTTTGCCGACGGCGCCGCCGAGGCCATCAAGACCGGGGTCCTGTGCGACGAGTCCCTCTTCGCCCTCTTCGAAGACGGCACCCTCACCGCCGACCCGGCGGCCGTCATCGCCCGGTGCGTCACCTACAAGGCCGGCGTGGTGGAGCGGGACGAGAAGGAGCAGGGAGAGCGGAAGCTCTTAAACCTGGGCCACACCGTGGGCCACGCCATTGAAAAGTGCAGCCAGTACGCCATTCCCCACGGCCACGCCGTGGCGGCGGGCCTGGCCGTCATCGCCCGGTCCGCCGAGCGTCTGGGCTGGACCGACGGCCCCATCGCCGGCCGCATCGCCGCATGTCTGACGAAAAACGGCCTGCCCACGGGCACGGCCTATCCGCCCCAGGCCCTGGCGGAGGCGGCCCTGGCCGACAAGAAGCGCGCCGGCGGTGAGATCACCCTGGTGATCCCCCGACGCATCGGAAACTGCGGCCTGCGGAAGATGCCGGTGGAGGACCTGCTGCCGGTGATCCAGGCGGGATGGGAGGCGTAA
- the aroF gene encoding 3-deoxy-7-phosphoheptulonate synthase, with product MIVVLKHNPNRDQLESLIAWLQEKGITIHTSIGEAHTILGLVGDTSALDIDLIAALDIVEDVKRVQEPYKNANRKFHPEDTVVKVGDTQIGGGTLTIMAGPCSVESEEQVVAIAKAVKASGATMLRGGAFKPRTSPYSFQGLGATGLEYLKVARQETGLPIVTELMDLSQLPLFKDVDVIQIGARNMQNFDLLKAVGHQDKPVMIKRGMSATYEEWLMSAEYVMAGGNENVILCERGIRTFESYTRNTLDLAAIPVLRKLTHLPIIIDPSHATGKSWLVEPLALGAVATGADGLQIEVHNDPAHALCDGPQSLRPEVFDPLAKKLLKLHATMKELEG from the coding sequence ATGATCGTCGTACTGAAACACAACCCCAACCGTGACCAGCTGGAGAGCCTGATCGCCTGGCTCCAGGAGAAGGGCATCACCATCCACACCAGCATCGGCGAGGCCCACACCATCCTGGGCCTGGTGGGCGACACCTCTGCTCTGGACATTGACCTGATCGCCGCGCTGGACATCGTGGAGGACGTCAAGCGGGTCCAGGAGCCCTACAAGAACGCCAACCGCAAGTTCCACCCGGAGGACACCGTGGTGAAGGTTGGCGATACCCAGATCGGCGGCGGCACGTTGACCATCATGGCCGGTCCCTGCTCCGTGGAGAGCGAGGAGCAGGTGGTGGCCATCGCCAAGGCCGTGAAGGCCAGCGGCGCCACCATGCTGCGGGGCGGCGCCTTCAAGCCCCGCACCTCCCCCTACTCCTTCCAGGGCCTGGGCGCCACGGGTCTGGAGTATCTGAAGGTGGCCCGGCAGGAGACGGGCCTGCCCATCGTGACCGAGCTGATGGACCTGAGCCAGCTGCCGTTGTTCAAGGACGTGGACGTCATCCAGATCGGCGCCCGGAACATGCAGAACTTTGACCTTCTCAAGGCCGTGGGCCATCAGGACAAGCCCGTCATGATCAAGCGGGGCATGTCCGCCACCTATGAGGAGTGGCTTATGAGCGCCGAGTACGTCATGGCCGGCGGCAATGAGAACGTCATCCTCTGCGAGCGGGGCATCCGCACCTTCGAGAGCTACACCCGCAACACGCTGGACCTGGCCGCCATTCCCGTGCTGCGCAAGCTGACCCACCTGCCCATCATCATCGATCCCAGCCATGCCACCGGCAAGAGCTGGCTGGTGGAGCCCCTGGCCCTGGGCGCCGTGGCCACCGGCGCCGACGGCCTCCAGATCGAGGTCCACAACGACCCGGCCCACGCCCTGTGCGACGGTCCTCAGTCCCTGCGGCCCGAGGTGTTCGATCCCCTGGCCAAGAAGCTTTTGAAGCTTCACGCCACCATGAAGGAACTGGAGGGATAA
- a CDS encoding glutamine synthetase III — protein MSTTLKLPELFGSLVFNEETMKERLSTASYRAWKKCIVDGTSLDISTANEIAEAMKQWAVEKGATHYTHWFQPMTGVTAEKHDSFISPVGGGKIIMEFSGKELVRGEPDASSFPSGGLRATFEARGYTAWDPTSFAFIKEGSLCIPTIFCSYSGQALDKKTPLLRSMDELSRQAIRILRLFGDTETKRVTAQVGPEQEYFLIDKELYKQRQDLRFCGRTLFGAKPPKGQELEDHYFGAIRPRVAAYMKDLDETLWALGVLSKTKHNEVAPSQHEMAPIYSDANSACDQNQLAMEVMKKVADRHGLVCLLHEKPFAGVNGSGKHDNWSISTDTGKNLFKPGSTPRQNAQFLLFLAAFVKGVDDYQDFLRATVAFPGNDHRLGAQEAPPAVLSIFLGDELGAVVESIIHGTEFKEAGNRTLEIGVDVLPAIRSDNTDRNRTSPMAFTGNKFEFRMLGSSQSISGPNIALNTIMAEQLQQFADELEKSQDFQADLQKLIKRVFTEHRRIIFNGNGYDDAWIAEAEKRGLSNLVSTVDALPAYTAPKNVALFTKHGIYTKEEIAARAEIHMENYTTVISIEANTMADMIRHQILPAVSRYGADLCRRASEKSSCGVSCQFEKDTAAKVGALTDALADACGRLEQAVAQVPAETVRAMVYCHETIIPLMAEARAAADKLETLTDASYWPFPVYSDLMFYV, from the coding sequence ATGAGTACCACTCTGAAGCTTCCCGAGCTGTTCGGCAGCCTGGTTTTCAACGAGGAGACCATGAAGGAGCGCCTGTCCACCGCGTCCTACCGGGCGTGGAAGAAGTGCATCGTGGACGGCACCTCCCTGGACATCTCCACCGCCAATGAGATCGCCGAGGCCATGAAGCAGTGGGCCGTGGAAAAGGGCGCCACCCACTACACCCACTGGTTCCAGCCCATGACCGGCGTCACCGCGGAGAAGCACGACAGCTTCATCTCCCCCGTGGGCGGCGGCAAGATCATCATGGAGTTCTCCGGCAAGGAGCTGGTCCGGGGCGAGCCCGACGCCTCCTCCTTCCCCTCCGGCGGTCTGCGGGCCACCTTTGAGGCCCGGGGCTACACCGCCTGGGACCCCACCTCCTTCGCCTTTATCAAGGAGGGGAGCCTGTGCATCCCCACCATTTTCTGCTCCTACTCCGGTCAGGCCCTGGACAAAAAGACCCCTCTCCTGCGATCCATGGATGAGCTGAGCCGCCAGGCCATCCGGATCCTGCGGCTCTTCGGCGACACGGAGACCAAGCGGGTCACCGCTCAGGTGGGCCCCGAGCAGGAGTACTTCCTCATCGACAAGGAGCTCTACAAGCAGCGCCAGGACCTGCGCTTTTGCGGCCGGACCCTCTTCGGCGCCAAGCCCCCCAAGGGCCAGGAGCTGGAGGACCACTACTTCGGCGCCATCCGCCCCCGGGTGGCCGCCTACATGAAGGACCTGGACGAGACGCTGTGGGCCCTGGGCGTGCTCAGCAAGACCAAGCACAACGAGGTGGCTCCCTCTCAGCACGAGATGGCCCCCATTTACTCCGACGCCAACAGCGCCTGCGACCAGAACCAGCTGGCCATGGAGGTCATGAAGAAGGTGGCCGACCGCCACGGTCTGGTGTGCCTGCTCCATGAAAAGCCCTTTGCCGGCGTCAACGGCTCCGGCAAGCACGACAACTGGTCCATATCCACCGACACCGGCAAGAACCTCTTCAAGCCCGGCTCCACCCCCCGGCAGAACGCCCAGTTCCTGCTGTTCCTGGCGGCCTTTGTCAAGGGCGTGGACGACTATCAGGACTTCCTGCGGGCCACCGTGGCCTTCCCGGGCAATGACCACCGCCTGGGCGCCCAGGAGGCGCCGCCGGCTGTGCTGTCCATCTTCCTGGGCGACGAGCTGGGCGCGGTGGTGGAGTCCATCATCCACGGCACGGAGTTCAAGGAGGCCGGCAACCGGACCCTGGAGATCGGCGTCGACGTACTTCCCGCCATCCGCAGCGACAACACCGACCGCAACCGCACCTCCCCCATGGCCTTCACTGGCAACAAGTTCGAGTTCCGGATGCTGGGCTCCTCCCAGTCCATCTCCGGCCCCAACATCGCCCTGAACACCATCATGGCCGAGCAGCTCCAGCAGTTCGCCGACGAGCTGGAGAAGTCCCAGGACTTCCAGGCGGATCTGCAGAAGCTGATCAAGCGGGTCTTTACGGAGCACCGGCGCATCATCTTCAACGGCAACGGCTACGACGACGCCTGGATCGCCGAGGCGGAGAAGCGGGGCCTTTCCAACCTGGTGTCCACCGTGGACGCCCTGCCCGCCTATACCGCGCCCAAGAACGTGGCGCTGTTCACCAAGCACGGCATCTACACCAAGGAGGAGATCGCCGCCCGGGCGGAGATCCACATGGAGAATTACACCACCGTCATCTCCATCGAGGCCAACACCATGGCGGACATGATCCGGCATCAGATCCTCCCCGCCGTGTCCCGGTACGGCGCGGACCTGTGCCGCCGGGCTTCGGAGAAGAGTTCCTGCGGCGTCAGCTGCCAGTTCGAAAAGGACACCGCCGCCAAGGTCGGCGCCCTGACCGATGCCCTGGCCGACGCCTGCGGCCGGCTGGAGCAGGCCGTGGCCCAAGTGCCCGCCGAGACCGTGCGGGCCATGGTCTACTGCCACGAGACCATCATCCCCCTGATGGCCGAGGCCCGGGCCGCCGCCGACAAGCTGGAAACGCTGACCGACGCCTCCTACTGGCCCTTCCCCGTGTACAGCGATCTGATGTTCTACGTCTGA
- a CDS encoding CidA/LrgA family protein, with translation MKILLQIGVVFGLYWVSQCIEQVLPIPFPASVISLLLLLLLLLTRVIKVDHIREKADFLLGNLGFFFVPVSVSIMNYAGIIWENAAAFFTICVVSMVLTYGATVAAVRLTVRLMGRREEEQG, from the coding sequence ATGAAAATCCTGCTGCAGATCGGCGTGGTGTTCGGACTGTACTGGGTGAGCCAGTGCATCGAACAGGTGCTGCCGATCCCCTTTCCCGCCAGCGTCATCAGCCTGCTGCTGTTGCTGTTGCTGCTGCTGACCCGGGTCATCAAAGTGGACCATATCCGGGAGAAGGCGGACTTTCTGCTGGGGAACCTGGGCTTTTTCTTTGTGCCGGTGTCCGTCAGCATCATGAATTACGCCGGGATCATCTGGGAGAACGCTGCCGCCTTCTTCACCATCTGCGTGGTATCCATGGTGCTGACCTACGGCGCCACCGTGGCCGCCGTGCGGCTCACCGTCCGGCTGATGGGCCGGAGAGAGGAGGAGCAGGGATGA
- the asnB gene encoding asparagine synthase B, which yields MCSIMGFSRKTLTPEEIRPYFDRTLSRGPDMSRIVETPNGYLCFHRLAIMGLTEAGMQPFQLGGDYVVCNGELYGFRPLKRQLEQQGYTFRSGSDCEILLPLWREYGLEMFARLDAEFALVLYDGATGSLVAARDPIGIRPLYYGYDRAGAIVFASEPKNLVGLCRKVFPFPPGHYYAQGKFVRYADPAAVAGDYVTGDLDTICREIRNRLIAAVDKRLDADAPLGFLLSGGLDSSLVCAISSVILGKKIRTFAIGMDTDAIDLKYAREAADFIGADHTEVYMTRDEVIAALPEVIKLLGTWDITTIRASMGMYLCCKAIHRDTDIRVLLTGEISDELFGYKYTDFAPSAAAFQQEAQKRISELHMYDVLRADRCISVNSLEARVPFGDLDFVRYVMSIDPALKMNTYHMGKYLLRRAFEKDHLLPEAILWRQKAAFSDAVGHSMVDDLKAYAEQYYTDAQFEQLSRKYGYCRPFTKESLLYRELFEQVYPGQAAMIRDFWMPNRAWKGCDVADPSARVLSNYGASGL from the coding sequence ATGTGTTCCATCATGGGTTTTTCCCGCAAGACCCTGACCCCCGAGGAGATCCGCCCTTATTTCGACCGCACCCTCTCCCGTGGCCCCGACATGTCCCGGATCGTGGAGACCCCCAACGGGTACCTGTGCTTCCACCGGCTGGCCATCATGGGATTGACCGAGGCGGGGATGCAGCCGTTCCAGCTGGGCGGGGACTATGTGGTGTGCAACGGCGAGCTCTACGGCTTCCGCCCCCTGAAGCGGCAGCTGGAGCAGCAGGGCTACACCTTCCGCAGCGGCAGCGACTGCGAGATCCTGCTGCCGCTTTGGCGGGAATACGGCCTGGAGATGTTCGCCCGGCTGGACGCAGAGTTCGCCCTGGTGCTCTACGACGGCGCCACCGGCTCCCTGGTGGCCGCCCGGGACCCCATCGGCATCCGCCCGCTGTACTACGGCTACGACCGCGCCGGGGCCATCGTGTTCGCCAGCGAGCCGAAAAACCTGGTAGGCCTGTGCCGCAAAGTCTTCCCCTTCCCTCCGGGCCACTACTACGCCCAGGGCAAGTTCGTCCGCTACGCCGACCCCGCCGCCGTGGCCGGGGACTATGTGACCGGCGATCTGGACACCATCTGCCGTGAGATCCGCAACCGGCTGATTGCCGCCGTGGATAAGCGGCTGGACGCCGACGCCCCCCTGGGCTTCCTGCTCTCCGGCGGGCTGGACTCCTCCCTGGTCTGCGCCATCAGCTCCGTCATTCTGGGCAAGAAGATCCGCACCTTCGCCATCGGCATGGACACCGACGCCATCGACCTCAAGTACGCCCGGGAAGCCGCCGACTTCATCGGCGCCGACCACACGGAGGTATACATGACCCGGGACGAGGTGATCGCCGCGCTGCCGGAGGTCATCAAGCTCTTAGGCACCTGGGACATCACCACCATCCGGGCCAGCATGGGCATGTACCTGTGCTGCAAGGCCATCCACCGGGATACCGACATCCGGGTGCTGCTGACCGGTGAGATCAGCGACGAGCTCTTCGGCTACAAGTACACGGACTTCGCCCCCAGCGCCGCCGCCTTCCAGCAGGAGGCCCAAAAGCGGATTTCCGAGCTGCACATGTACGACGTGCTGCGGGCGGACCGGTGCATCTCCGTCAACTCCCTGGAGGCCCGGGTCCCCTTCGGCGATCTGGACTTCGTGCGGTATGTCATGTCCATCGACCCGGCGCTGAAGATGAACACCTACCACATGGGCAAGTACCTGCTGCGCCGGGCCTTCGAGAAGGACCATCTGCTGCCGGAGGCCATCCTCTGGCGCCAGAAGGCCGCCTTCTCCGACGCCGTGGGCCACTCCATGGTGGACGATCTGAAGGCCTACGCCGAGCAGTACTACACCGACGCCCAGTTTGAGCAGCTCTCCCGGAAGTACGGCTACTGCCGGCCCTTTACCAAGGAGAGCCTGCTGTACCGGGAGCTGTTCGAGCAAGTTTACCCCGGCCAGGCGGCCATGATCCGGGACTTCTGGATGCCCAACCGGGCCTGGAAGGGCTGCGACGTGGCGGACCCCTCCGCCCGGGTGCTGTCCAATTACGGAGCCAGCGGCCTGTAA
- a CDS encoding zinc dependent phospholipase C family protein, translating to MQKRSHKLLASSLLESVDGFRARRFELAFLFGSFQPDCNPLTYLKGSIRAYKFRGHNYSNSRRYIERRIRRLQARRRWTMWQYYTLGKLTHYLADAFTYPHNEHYPDPLLCHHQYETDLRAYLQEYLAERTVRRKQFRANVAESIAQLHDYYRQSAADQRMDVQFILEATSLLMAGCLPGAALAPAQVQQAA from the coding sequence TTGCAAAAACGCAGCCACAAGCTCCTGGCCTCCTCTCTCCTGGAGAGCGTGGATGGTTTCCGGGCCCGGCGATTCGAACTCGCCTTTCTCTTTGGTTCCTTTCAGCCGGACTGCAACCCCCTGACCTATCTCAAGGGTTCCATCCGGGCCTACAAGTTCCGGGGACATAACTATTCCAACTCCCGCCGGTACATCGAGCGGCGTATCCGCCGCCTCCAGGCCCGCCGCCGCTGGACCATGTGGCAGTATTATACCCTGGGCAAGCTCACCCACTACCTGGCCGACGCCTTCACCTATCCCCATAACGAGCACTACCCCGACCCGCTCCTGTGCCACCACCAGTACGAGACGGACCTGCGGGCCTACCTTCAGGAGTACCTGGCGGAGCGGACGGTGCGGCGCAAGCAGTTCCGGGCCAACGTGGCCGAGTCCATTGCCCAGCTCCACGACTATTACCGCCAGTCCGCCGCCGATCAGCGGATGGACGTCCAGTTCATTCTGGAGGCCACCAGCCTGCTCATGGCCGGCTGCCTGCCCGGCGCGGCGCTGGCCCCGGCGCAGGTCCAGCAGGCTGCCTAA
- a CDS encoding LrgB family protein, translated as MSALLESPFFGIALTVLAYWLGVQAQKRTGLVICNNMIVSVALLIAVLTLFHIPYEAYYEGGSVINMFLGPATACMAVTVYAKKDLLRRNWLPVLVGCLTGVVVSVGSILVMCRMFGLDAAMTASLLPKSVTTPIATAVSEGHGGIVSITVAAVIVTGILGNLTAPFLVKLFRVKDPVAVGLGIGACSHAMGTAKALEMGETEGAMSGLAIGMCGIITAVAALFFEALL; from the coding sequence ATGAGCGCACTGTTGGAGTCCCCCTTCTTCGGCATCGCCTTGACGGTGCTGGCCTACTGGCTGGGCGTCCAGGCTCAGAAGCGGACGGGCCTGGTGATCTGCAACAACATGATCGTCTCCGTGGCGCTGCTGATCGCGGTGCTGACGCTGTTCCATATCCCCTATGAGGCCTATTACGAGGGCGGCAGCGTCATCAATATGTTCCTGGGGCCCGCCACTGCCTGTATGGCGGTGACGGTCTACGCCAAAAAGGACCTGCTCAGGCGCAACTGGCTGCCGGTGCTGGTGGGGTGCCTGACCGGCGTGGTGGTGTCCGTGGGCAGCATCCTGGTCATGTGCCGGATGTTCGGCCTGGACGCGGCCATGACCGCCTCCCTGCTGCCCAAGTCCGTGACCACCCCCATCGCCACCGCGGTGTCCGAGGGCCACGGCGGCATCGTCTCCATCACCGTGGCGGCGGTGATCGTCACCGGTATCCTGGGGAACCTGACGGCCCCCTTCCTGGTGAAGCTGTTCCGGGTGAAGGATCCGGTGGCGGTGGGATTGGGCATCGGCGCGTGCAGCCACGCCATGGGCACTGCCAAGGCTCTGGAGATGGGCGAGACCGAGGGGGCCATGAGCGGCCTGGCCATCGGCATGTGCGGCATCATCACCGCCGTGGCGGCATTGTTTTTCGAGGCGCTGCTGTAA
- a CDS encoding prephenate dehydrogenase, translated as MKVGIVGLGLIGGSMAKSIKTRTAHTVYGIDLDHETMTMARMCGAIDASLTDENLPACDLVLVAIRPGAAVAWVQAHADKIAKSAILVDLCGVKRTVVEALAPIAEAHGFAYIGGHPMAGKERGGFTAASDDLYVGASMILTPDKRTDMMLLETLKAFFLDIGFAGLTFSTPEEHDRIIAFTSQLAHITSSAYVKSPEAQKRRGFSAGSFQDMTRVARLDEDMWTELFLDDADYLTGELEVLIRHLTEYLDALKAGDADALRRLLREGREKKATAGGN; from the coding sequence ATGAAAGTCGGCATCGTCGGCCTGGGCCTCATCGGCGGGTCCATGGCCAAGAGCATCAAGACCCGCACCGCCCACACGGTCTACGGCATCGACCTAGACCACGAGACCATGACCATGGCCCGGATGTGCGGCGCCATCGATGCGTCCCTGACGGATGAGAATCTGCCCGCGTGCGACCTGGTGCTGGTGGCCATCCGGCCCGGCGCCGCCGTGGCGTGGGTTCAGGCCCACGCGGACAAGATCGCCAAGAGCGCCATCCTGGTGGACCTGTGCGGCGTCAAGCGCACGGTGGTGGAGGCCCTGGCCCCCATCGCCGAGGCCCACGGCTTCGCCTACATCGGGGGCCACCCCATGGCGGGCAAAGAGCGGGGCGGCTTCACCGCCGCCAGCGACGACCTGTACGTGGGCGCGTCCATGATCCTGACCCCCGACAAGCGGACGGACATGATGCTGCTGGAGACGCTGAAGGCCTTCTTCCTGGACATCGGCTTCGCCGGGCTCACCTTCTCCACCCCGGAAGAGCACGACCGCATCATCGCCTTCACCTCCCAGCTGGCCCATATCACCTCCAGCGCCTACGTCAAGTCCCCGGAGGCCCAGAAGCGCCGCGGCTTCTCCGCCGGCAGCTTCCAGGACATGACCCGTGTGGCCCGGCTGGACGAGGACATGTGGACGGAGCTGTTTCTGGACGATGCCGACTACCTCACCGGCGAGCTGGAGGTGCTGATCCGGCACCTGACCGAGTATCTGGACGCCCTGAAAGCCGGAGACGCCGACGCCCTGCGGCGGCTCCTGCGGGAGGGCCGGGAGAAAAAGGCCACCGCCGGCGGCAACTGA
- a CDS encoding adenylosuccinate lyase: MSKDRYESPLASRYASEYMLHLFSADMRIQTWRRLWVALARAEHALGLPVTAEQVAELEAHVTDIDFDAAARREKEVRHDVMAHVYAYGLAAPSAAGIIHLGATSCYVTDNADLVLYREGLRYLRGELLSVMANLAKFARQYKATPTLGYTHYQPAQLVTVGKRATLWMQDLVSDLEELDFVLESIPFLGCRGTTGTEASFMDLFEGDGDKIDEMNRMIAAEFGFDRCFAVCGQTYPRKMDSRILNCLSSIAQSCYRMANDIRLLQHDRQVEEPFEKNQIGSSAMAYKRNPMRSERICSLSRYLMTDALNAPFTACVQWLERTLDDSAIRRISLPEGFLCADAILRLAQNVTDGLHVNEKVVEATVREYLPFIATENLMMEAVKRGGNRQELHEIIRQCSMAATARMKEGEKCDLLSRLAAQPAFGMTEAEMAAVLTPAAYIGRCPEQVDAFLARVEPLLAGASAEKAEINL, encoded by the coding sequence ATGTCCAAAGACCGTTACGAGTCCCCCCTGGCATCCCGGTACGCCTCGGAGTACATGCTGCACCTGTTCTCCGCCGATATGCGCATCCAGACCTGGCGGCGGCTGTGGGTGGCTCTGGCCCGGGCGGAGCACGCCCTGGGCCTGCCCGTCACCGCGGAGCAGGTGGCAGAGCTGGAGGCCCACGTCACCGACATTGACTTCGACGCCGCCGCCCGCCGGGAGAAGGAGGTCCGCCACGACGTCATGGCCCACGTGTACGCCTACGGCCTGGCCGCCCCCTCCGCCGCCGGCATCATCCACCTGGGCGCCACCAGCTGCTATGTCACCGACAACGCGGACCTGGTACTCTACCGCGAGGGCCTGCGGTACCTGCGGGGAGAGCTGCTGTCCGTGATGGCGAACCTGGCCAAGTTCGCCCGGCAGTACAAGGCCACCCCCACCCTGGGCTACACCCACTATCAGCCCGCCCAGCTGGTGACCGTGGGCAAGCGGGCCACCCTCTGGATGCAGGACCTCGTCAGCGACCTGGAGGAGCTGGACTTCGTGCTGGAGAGCATCCCCTTCCTGGGCTGCCGGGGCACCACCGGCACCGAGGCCAGCTTTATGGACCTGTTCGAGGGCGACGGGGACAAGATCGACGAGATGAACCGGATGATCGCCGCCGAGTTCGGCTTCGACCGGTGCTTTGCGGTGTGCGGCCAGACCTACCCCCGGAAGATGGACAGCCGCATCCTCAACTGCCTTTCCTCCATCGCCCAGAGCTGCTACCGCATGGCAAACGACATCCGCCTGCTCCAGCACGACCGGCAGGTGGAGGAGCCCTTCGAGAAGAACCAGATTGGGTCCTCCGCCATGGCCTACAAGCGCAACCCCATGCGCTCCGAGCGGATCTGCTCCCTGTCCCGCTACCTGATGACCGACGCCCTGAACGCCCCCTTCACCGCCTGCGTCCAGTGGCTGGAACGGACGCTGGATGACTCCGCCATCCGCCGGATCTCTCTGCCGGAGGGCTTTCTCTGCGCCGACGCCATTTTGCGTCTTGCCCAGAACGTCACCGACGGGCTCCACGTCAACGAGAAGGTGGTGGAGGCCACCGTGCGGGAGTACCTGCCCTTCATCGCCACGGAGAACCTAATGATGGAGGCCGTCAAGCGGGGCGGCAACCGCCAGGAGCTCCACGAGATCATCCGCCAGTGCTCCATGGCCGCCACCGCCCGGATGAAGGAGGGCGAGAAGTGCGACCTGCTCTCCCGCCTGGCCGCCCAACCCGCCTTCGGCATGACCGAGGCGGAAATGGCGGCGGTGCTGACCCCCGCCGCCTACATCGGCCGCTGCCCGGAGCAGGTGGACGCCTTCCTCGCCCGGGTGGAGCCCCTGCTTGCCGGCGCCTCCGCGGAGAAGGCGGAGATCAACCTCTGA